CTCTAAAAAGTCGAAACCTTTAGGGTTGTAATAACTTCCTTTATTGTGCAATTATTTCTCAACAATTCCTGAGCGTTAAATCTGACTAGTTGACTACCATTTACTCGCAAGGTTCATTTGCTTACAAATTTAACTGGGGGTACTTactttattcaataattttatcaGTCACAACTGCTAAAAACTTCTTAACGGCATGCAAACTCGTCAAAGGTTTCTTGTCGCTTAATGAACACACGTGTCTCTTTCCTACGATACAAGATTTATTACTTTGTTAAAGTGGTGAAGAGAGTATAATATATTATACATTTTTACGAgagattagtttttttttcacaatcgGTTCTCGTTAGGCACTGATCGAGGTTGATCGAACACGAGTCTCCAAAAGAGCACGTTCGCTCGTTCGTTTTTACAGGTGCGTCTTAATGTGCTGCCATTGGTGTATATCCCTCACATTACGAATTATAACGACTATTAAGCTAAATGAGTAAAGATTTGGTAAagcatttgacaataaaaatctgcgataaaatattataaagcatgacacgacgtttcgacgtttccagaacgtcattatcaagtaaactaaaataataaaatcgagtatatCTATAAAAAGaagcggtgaataaattacaaagcgttaaaagttaaacaaagagtttggccctaatggaatcgctctgggtgtttaaattgggccttattgttcttatgtacaacatttcataaacaagacaatcccatttcgtgccacattttttgagcattctaaactggctctcattgagtaagtcaatgttcccatgggcatctctcaggtggcgaccaatggcagagtatcgatgatcagcaatgcgttgaaacAAATGGCGCGTCGTATATACGACGTAAtttgaatcacacaaatcacatttaaaacagtaaacaacgcTATGCTGATTTACGATGCGTGgcttgtttaacttttaacgctttgtaatttattcaccgctccattatatatatactcgattttattattttagtttacttgataatgacgttctggaaacgtcgaaacgtcgtgtcatgctttataatattttatcgcagatttttattgtcaaatatTAAGCTAAAACGACCAATAATTAATTAGTCAGCGAATCAAGCTGCTGTTGTACTTTGTAATCcacaaacaaaaatcattttggatTAGTCATAGAAGGGATTGACTTGCAGTGATGTTTCTTGCAAACAGCTGTTATTCTATAtgaaaaataaggaaacaaaaacagtaTTAACAAGCATGTAAAAGATAGTTTCTGGTTGTTTTTTTCTCGATTCCCCTGCCTTGACCGTCAGACTTTCAGGGTCTGATTGATAATTCACCTTTTCGACGTTAGATTTCACGCGTAGTGCCACGAGACTTCTAATAGTTACGATACGTAACCAACGATCATCGAATAGGCAATAATCTTCAAATGATTTATAAGCGCGAGTCCATGCCTGACTCGGTGGAGTTGTAaatcaaatgattaaaaatatccTACAATCCAAACGGCTGCAAAGCGTTAAAATTGTTCACAGTCTTCAAAAAAACTATATTGAGAATAAATATATCATGAATTATTGATTTGCCTGAAGTAGTGGCGTCGTCTTTTTCGAAATTTGGACACACTAATAGAACCATGTTTTCGACTGCGGAGGCGATTTCCACACACAAAGTTGTGAAATATCTGCTCACTAAAATGCCCCGTTTGTGCAGATATTTTTAGTTTCTACCCCATTCATAGCGTTGAAACCGTCTCAAATTTTGTGATCTGCTATTCTAAGCTACAACTGCTCTTGAAGATTGAACTGAATTTGGCAGGATTTCCCCTTTGCGTTACATAAAACATTCCACGCAATACGATGTTAAACGAAATCCTGTGTGGGAATCCAGGCTTGATCACGGGTACGTTCTACAGCGATTCGTGGGCAATAATCTCCTATCAGGCGTGGTTTTATTGAACAATCAACTCGCTTAACGCCCTGAAATTACCTGAGAAGATACATCACAgtactcagaattttttttttattactccATGGCGAGACAAATGGAAGCTATTTACGACAAAATGCGAAGCCGAAGTTCGGACTCGAGCCGTGGGTAGTTGACTCAAAGTTAAAACTTTTGCGGTTTCTTTACATCacaagtcacgtgacactacaagTGCAATCTAACGCCGAAAACGTGAATTCTTCCCTTCAGTTATAACGTTTGTACTTTGAAACAACtaaagagaatttggttttctatcaaaaacaaataatgtatttcagttaaaaaaaaaaaaaattggtgttgGGGATGTTATGTGAAATGAGCTCTATCGATGACATATGACAATCACGCGCAAAACCCAAAGGGCAACTGGCCTTAAACCGGGGCTCGCTTTGGTTTCTGAGCACTGCTAGCGCtcttaactcccagaagtgattaacaggAAACTTTTTCccaaaatatccatacatataTCTAGCCTGATCTAACACCTAATTCTTGTACCTGATTTGCAAGgaatgtgcagcagctagacGGGAGAATTAGCATgaagatcttgggagctaaagggttaaatgtaatGTCAGTCCATTACAGCTTACCCTTACCCAACGCACACCTTTTGTCTCCCAGAATACGTTTTTCACAAAAATCTCGGCCATTGCTACACGATTGGACCAGCAGGTTACCTTAACAAGAATAAAGCTCAATCCTCATAGCGATCGCCCGATTCCATTCCATCGGAAGAACTCGAACATAGCGAACATAAATAAGCGGGTTAAGATCGTGGTAAACTACTGTGTCTCTGTTCTTGTTTCCTGGGAAAACCTAAGTAGAATATATTTGGGCGTAAAATTAACGAgcgtgagttttttttttttttttaacagtacgAATTACTCTTAACCTATAACTTCCGTGAATGCTTTTCTGTAGGTTCAATGACAGATAGTATATGGCCCAGCCTAGTGTAACTGCTTTGTGGCTCAGGGGATGAGAATCAGAATGCAGAATACAAAAAGGTTctattcctcatggggactttTTCTCCACAAAAAGGTTTGTTCAATTAAGCATATTTTTTCATACCGTGTCTGATATGTCTCCGTTTCGCTTGTAAACTCTGAAAGTTTGTCCATCATCGCCATATTGTAGCTTGTATTTAGTAACCCACCTATCGCGATCATGTCTCCCCTGCGTCGCTATGCCCATTACCCTTGTGGTTTGCTGAAGATCCACTTGCAGCCATTGGTTGGTGTTTCTCACATCAGGTACCCAGCCAGCACCTCTAAGCGGGTTTTCGGATCCTTTGAAATGTAATCTAGCATTCGATGCGGcatgtttaaaattaaacaagGAGGAAGCGGTGATCTGTGAGTCACAAATAGCACCGCTTTCCATGCCGAGGGGAACTGGGGCTTTTGGTGATTCACCTGAAATTGAGACAGAGAAATGCAATCGCACAGacattgatttgttttattatgGAATAaaggaggattttgaaaacggttAAATAGAAATGaaggaggattttgaaaacggttaaatagaaataaaggaggattttgaaaacggttaaatagaaataaaggaggattttgaaaacggttgAATAGAAATGaaggaggattttgaaaacggtcGAATAGAAATAaaggaggattttgaaaacggttgAATAGAAATGaaggaggattttgaaaacggttgAATAGAAATGaaggaggattttgaaaacggttgaataaaaatgaaggaggattttgaaaacggttgAATAGAAATGaaggaggattttgaaaacggttgAATAGAAATGaaggaggattttgaaaacggttgAATAGAAATGaaggaggattttgaaaacggttgAATAGAAATGaaggaggattttgaaaacggttgAATAGAAATGaaggaggattttgaaaacgCTTGAATAGAAATAaaggaggattttgaaaacggttgAATAGAAATAaaggaggattttgaaaacggttgAATAGAAATGaaggaggattttgaaaacggttgAATAGAAATGaaggaggattttgaaaacggttgAATAGAAATGaaggaggattttgaaaacggttTAATAGAAATGaaggaggattttgaaaacggttgAATAGAAATAaaggaggattttgaaaacggttTAATAGAAATGaaggaggattttgaaaacggttTAATAGAAATGaaggaggattttgaaaacggttgAATAGAAATAaaggaggattttgaaaacggttTAATAGAAATGTAAAAGTAAGTGCAGTTTCACCTTTTATCTGAagcattataataaaaaaacgtttgacaaaaataaaaactttcgCGTGAGTTAAATCTCCCCGACTTAGAAGTGATGGTCGAAGCTCTATGATAAATGACCCAAAACGGTTCAAATTTACTACAGCACCTTTGGAGTACCCAGAGGTTTTTGAATCACTGGAGTCTATCTTGTCTAATTCCTGGATATGTTTAAATTGCTTCCCATATTGATGACTCGACGCTATCGTGTTTTCGCGATGCATTTTGTAGGCACATCAGCATTTGAAGTTGTGAATGACGCAGTGAGGGTCCTCGGCTTCTTCAGCAGTTTCTTGTTTCCTTAACCCTTCAGtgcccaagatctcattattaattctccttactgtctgctatacaattcttacgatgctagttctgagaatttggtactggatcaactagaaaatcctcaaacttatctttttcgttattctcatcacctgtctgattgatattgtatggttattgtaaggagaaattctgtcttggtcactcgtgggaatTAAAGGCttgatttctattttaatttagaAGTAACTTAGACAACAGTTTCCTTAGCAATTTTTTTGACAGCATTCGAGGACTTTCAAGGAAACCGTAAGAATCGAAATGTTTCAAGCAGGTTCGGAGAATTTTTGTAAGGGTCCGCGAAGGTTCGCGAAGACGACAGATTCCGTAACTATTGGCAGAGAGACAAGAAGCAGCCGGGACAAGTAACTCATTGTAATTTAAACACGTAGTCGTTGACTTTAATCTCAAGAATACCATTCAAACCAACGCTACTTACATTTGTAGTTGACGACTTTTAAATGTTCCTTGAAGGCCTGACAGTGgtgctgaaaacaaaaaaatcattcattttttattttatcggGAAATCAATAAGTCTTCCGGGTTCATCACCGTATGGAGACTGCACAAGTGAGCTAATTGAAGGCCTTTAGATTCATCTTGAAAGTTTTAGCTTCAAGCTAAAATTTTATTCTGAATTTTGTGTACTAAATCCGTATGACCTATTTTCGGTCCACCTGAATTTATTCAAGAACTTTcaacttaaaatatatttaactttattgagcTTCGGAGCAGTTTGCATATATTGACTCCAATGATACCGAGATTTAAATTCCCACTTAgcaaaaatttctcattttaCTTTAAACCACAGTACAACATTTTGATTATCAGCACTCAGTGAAATGTGGTCCATTcgcctttaaaagaaaaagatgaaaaaccacCATTTTACCTGCATACACGTCAAACTAGTTTACGACCAAACgataaaaacattcaaagaaacaTATGACAGATGGAAATTTTTTACATCTGTcgtcgaaatatgaagattttatGAGAAAGATAGCACGAACTAAAGACAAGTGTCTCCAGGAATCAATAATACCTCCTTCTTGGTCTATTATCGAGACTTTTTTGTTACCTTCGTGTCGTAAAATTGAGTGTAAATCACTTCTTCGTCGTACTCCAGTTCGTTTCCTTTCTCAGTAAGGAGAGCTCCTCTGTCGTTCAACTCACAGGTTCCCtcacttttgaaaacttttctgaaatttgttgaaacgCATCGAGGGTCTCTCTGACATAGCAAACTACAGGATATCAGGCTTGCcgaatgaaatgttttgagcGTGAAGCCTTTAAGTCGGCGATGATTGTAAGTTATCACAGGACAAGAAAGAGATGCTTCCTTACAAAGAAATGCTTGAGATGCTACGACTTCGGACATTAACAACACGATAAGTCCAGCACACAgagtaaatttcattttgattttctggtGATGACCTCGTCTACGGTATACATACTCCTCAGCTTTAAAATTGTGTCGTAGGCGTTTTCATCAGATATCAACAAGGAGACGACAttgaataatttaaatgaaagttgaagattttaattattatcTAACCAATCATAGCCGAATCGACTGGCTAATTGAAAGGATGCACTGAAAGCTGGATTACAGTAAGATTTCAATTGTTCATTAAATGTTAAAGAAGATGACATTTCCTAGTCAAGTAACAATCTCGTCAGCCATTTCTGTCTGAATAAACAAAGATCTTATTTGATTCagagatttaaaataataaatgacCTCTGCCTTCTGTTAAATTTTTCTAGTTTATCAGTTGTTATCATATAGATTTTCCTGTTAACTATAGACTCCTCGATGTAGTTGTTGAGATACTAATATTGTTATCTACCGTAGAAGTTTCTGAATAATTTATTAAGTACTTGAGCACACTTCCCGTAGACAAATTATACTCAgttacaactgagttgaaaatacTTACTAAATTACTGAATTATTTAGAAACTTCTAGATACCAGTTATTATGTCAACAACTACATCAAGGCATCACAAATTTGAAAGCAGATAGAACCGCATtaatttttaactcagttgtaaCTGCACATATTTTGTCTGCGAGAAGTGTTCTATTTGCTCTCAAATTTGTGATGTCTAAAATCTGAgcatttcgtttcgtttcctTCGATGAAAACTATTTTGTTTCATCACGCTATAACTCGCAGCCATATGCATCACCTGATCGCCGATTATTAGTTGTTATCACTTAAATGTTCTAGTTAACGATAGAAGCCTTGATGCAGTTGTTGACTGAACAAGCTTGGACAATAAAAGGTTTCGATGTATTACAAATCAAGAttggcctgttttttttttttttttaagaaagctgGGCAAGAAAGCCAGCTGTGTTTGTAATATAGTAAACCCAGGTGGTtagtttatgttttctttgttttaaccTCCCTCTGCCGAGTTTTTGCGACTAAATCGCCAACATTGTGATATGGGCCATCTTGCCCGCttaagtagccaatcagagaacaGGATTCGTCTCACACTGCCCACGGGCACTGCCAGCGATATGATAACAAATCTTAGCGACTTCGTCtgatcaaataaatgataaggTAATTTGGTTTCTCCAATTGAGTCGATAACGAAAATTTGCAACagtaagagtttcaaagctgacgttcgagcgttagcccctcgtcaaaGAGAGAGACGAGAAACAATGATTATAACTACACACGGGCGATGCATTGATCTGCGAGTCAGTAATAGCTACACTTTCCATACCTAGGGGAACTGGGACAGAGAAACACACACATACATATTCACAAATTTACTATTAATGACTGCAGATGTTTCAACATCGATGGTTTCTCTGACATAGCAAACCACAGGATACCACGCTGGCaaagtgaattgttttgaaCGTGAAGCCTTTAAGTTGGCGATGATTGTAAGTTATCACAGGACAAGAAAGAGACGCTTCCTTACAAAGAAATGCTTGAGATGCTACGACTTCGGAAATTAATAACACCATAAGTTCAGCACACAgagtaaatttcattttgattttctgatgATGATCTCGTTTAAGGTATGGATACTCCTCAGCTTTGTAATTGTGTGGCAGGTGTTTTCATCAGAAGTCAACAAGGGGATgatattgaataattttaatgaaagtttgagattttaattattatcaaaCCAATCACAGCTGAATCGACTGGCTAATTGAAAGGACGCACTAAAAGCTGGATGACAGTGCGATTTCAATTGTTAATTAGATGTTAAAGAAGATGACATTTCCGAGTCAAGTATTAATCTCGTCAGCCATTTCTGTCTGAATAAAAAGTAATGGCTTTCAAAGTTCAAATCCAGAGATTTTTTTCGCGACTCTCTACGAAGAGAAAGCAATCAGATGGCAAGGAAACCTCCAGCGATGACGACGAGCCTGACGATAATGAAGAGCTAGCTGAAGAGTATGCCTCGCTAACAGATGAACAAATGCTCGAGAAAGCCAATGTAGCCTTAGAGTCTGAAATTGGTGTCAAGCATCCAGTGATGTATGATGTCTACAACCTTTGCGAAATGGCATTTGAAAACAGACTCTGAAATGAAATGCTAAGAGTTTAGACATCACAAATTTAAAGCAAATAGAACACTTCTCGCAAACAAAATGCACCCAgttacaactgagttgaaactTAATGCGGTTCTATTTGCTTTCGAATTTGTGATGCCTTGAAGCAGTTGTTGACATAATAATATGATGCACTAAAGCTGAATAACAGTACGATTTCAATTGTTAATTAGATGTTAAAGAAGGCGCTTCTTTTCGGTTATGAAGGCAGATAACAGAACCTTCTCTAACCCTGCAGTTCTTCCCAGTCTACTGTGACTGAAAACCATAGACCTGCTATCCTCACAAGTATCTTTAGTAGCTCTGGTTCTTCCATTTTTCACGCATTTTCCTCGGTGTTTACCGGCAATTCCACCATGGAAAAACTACTACCGCCAGCACGACCAAGCTTACGAGTGATTTCATTGCGCCGCCGTGGAaagtgcaaaaaatatatatatatatgagagTGTAAACTAGCACAAAGTGGGGAGAGTATAAAACAACAACGTATATAAGTCTTAGAATTAGAAGTTCGAACTTTCCCTAAAAATcgcgaaaaaaaatatatactgcCCTGAGGCTTCTCCGTGTCTACAATGGCAAATTATTCAAGTTGCTTGAAATTATGTGCGCATGCGCAGCCGTTTGACCGATATGTTGGTGTTATTAAAGGATTTCaatatacagctatttcaatttacgttgtcggatcaaagcctcaagcctacaagacaagaccaaaggggaatatgggatcttaatgaataattatcaacaaaattaacaatgccTCGTCCATACAGCGAAGATCTCCGATGGCGAGCCATTTGGATGAAAGAAATGTTGGAGTTTCAAGTGGATGAGGTTGTCGGTAAtcggtcttgtcccgtacccttgaagctttgatccgacaacgtaaattgaaatagctgtatatgcgttattgaccaagcgtgaggtcaatATGGCGGGATATTAGCCAAGTTCTGTTCTTgcgaacagaaaaaaagttcCTATGAACCGAAACAAAGTCGAGGTCCGTAaaagcgggaaaaaaaaaccaggctAATATCCAGCTATCTTGACTGAACGAGATTTTTTAAGAGAGCTGGGcgagaaagccaactgtgtttgtagtACAGTAAACCCGGGTGAGTTCTTTATGTTTTCTTCGTTTTGACCTCCCTCTGCCGAATTTTTGCGACTACATCGCAAACATTGAGATGGGTCATCTTGCCCATTTAGGTAGACAATCAGAGAACAGGATTCGCTTCACACTGCCCACGGGCACTGCCAGCGATATGATAACAAAGCTTAGCGACTTCGTCtgatcaaataaatgataaggcaatttggttttataaactgagtcGGTAACGTAAATTTGCAATagtagagtttcaaagctgacgttcgagcgttagcccttcgtcagagcgagagatgaagggctaacgctcgaaacgtcgcctttaaaattctttactgtggccaatttacgttatcaacttggttgataaaaccaaattacgttgttatactctcccaccgacgcagcaacacagtttctttggaaactcaCCCctttaatcaatcaaataacGCTCTCCCAAGAGAGGGTTGTCGCTTTTGCGGGTGGCCGCTGCGTGTAAGTCGACCGATATTTTGAATCCCTCCCAAAAGAAATAAGAATAAGGCCAGAATGGATGAAAAGCGGAGTGTCTCTCAGGCCAATGCAGGAGAATTTGGAAACTGTTGCTGCTCGAACAGGTAGGTATTTGCTCTTTGCTCTCGCTGGTGGCTCTTTGATTGAGATCAGTCGACTTTTCTGTAAACTTTATTGGCCTCTGAGTGACGACAGTTGGCGCTTGGGACCGGTTGAGCTGACCTGCCATTCTTATTTTTTGTAGTTCACAACACTCGGTACAAAGGATGGCCAGAATAGACTAGGCGGCCATGGAGTAAAGGTAAGTGACGCTTTTTACGTAACATTTCTCGATTTTGCTATCActattattttttatcacttaCATATCTTATGGCACACGCGAATGCTTAAAATTCGATCTTCATTCATCCCACAATCGTGCAATATTAAGGGAATATCAACTTCAGTGAACTTAGGAATGATTTTAATACCAATAAACAAAGGGATAGATGTCATACCGAGAAAATTTTGGCTTGAACTACCCTAGTTGATACACATATTCAGCACGTCAGATATTCCTGTCAAAGACCTTTAAGCCCTGAAATAACACGCAGTACGCTTGAGCAGCCTGTGGCTAGAGAtaacattaaagaaaatttcttgaCTACAATGCGATCCGCCAAAGGTATAGTTTCTCAACCCCGCTTGCATAGTCTAAAATTTACTTCTCGCTGGATCATGGAATTGCAATAGGACATTTTTTTGAGCAAGCGCGACCTTCTCATTTGTTAGTTTTATGCCTATCTCGAGAACAGCAGCAGTATTATCTGAAACCTTTCTTGACAAACGGCAAAAGTTTTGCTACACAATAAAAAATTGCCATGCTGCTGAAGATAGCATTGATCATGATAACGATTACGAAACCATTACAGAAGGTGACGAAGATAATCATGATGATGGTAACTATGACGATGTCAATCAGATGACAATAACGACAACTAATAAAAGGCAGTTACGGAGaatggtgataatttttttttttctgttactaAGTGTTCATTTTTACAACACAGACCCTAAAATACTAAAATTCATTTTACACGTCTGACAGATATATGAAAGTAGTTTATACAATGCTGATGTTAATTAAATTAAGCTACCTCGCAATGCACACATTATTTTGGGACATACACACATTACTTCCTTAAAATATGCCAGTCTAGACTTAAATGTGCAAAGCACAATGTTTTTTTTGATGCAACACAACAGGTTAATAtaaattaaactgaaaacattCATTCTAATTCATAGTTATTAAACCATATGAGCTATAGGTAGTTGTGTAAATATGACCTGAAAAAACtcatttattcatcatttcacgagtttattacaaaccaacatAATAACCAGTTCCCACTTGGCTTGTCAGCTCAGTTGGAAGAGCactacaccggtatcgcaaaggtcataggttcaaatcctgtacaggcctgagtTTTTTTCAGGTCATATTTTCACTACCGCTAAGAAGTGTTTATTGCGGCGAAGATCGCTCTTCATATTCACTTCATATGAGCTACACCAGTTTATGAAAGCTAGTAGGCTAGTGCTAACACAGAGACATGGATGACATTAATAGACATTGAAAGAAAGCTGAAATGTtatgaaattttccaattttggaGGCAATgatgaaaattgataaagaagATCAGGACGATGATGAAGTCACATACATATAACCTTTAAGTTGAGGTGGCTCTTAGATTTTGTAGTGTAACCACACCCGCTTTATTGATAAATCAATTCCAATAGCGGCTAGCCATGTAGGCAATGCATATCATTCAGCCTCAATGCTCTACGGAGATAGGCAAGATGTCAGTCGAAAATTCGAGACCTACCTATAACAGCATTGTACATAAATTTTATGGTGACTCAATATTTAGCCAATAAACATTGATTCACCAAATGTTACTTATTTAAATGACGTGCGCTTTCACACTTTTCTATTAACaatcataacttttttttccaattatttaAAACTAACGCTTCGCAGTGTGTTCGCTTGTTTAAATATCTTGtaacaaaatacttttaatatTCCTCTTTCTAGATCTGCTTTCAAGTATTCCATCCTGGAAGTACACGCGTCAGAAGGTTGATGGCTCTCACGCGAACTGCACGAATTTTCCAGCAATACACCAATGGATTTATGCAGGAATTACACAGACTTATAGAAATTGATACACTCATGCCTAAGGCTAATGATGGACTGGGGTTAGGTGACTTACGGAAAAAAGGAGAGATGATGCCATAGGGAGCGTAGCAGATAAGCATTATTAAGAATATATACAGGGAATTAAACGCCAGCTTACTCGCGCGCGCAAATCGTACCA
This region of Pocillopora verrucosa isolate sample1 chromosome 3, ASM3666991v2, whole genome shotgun sequence genomic DNA includes:
- the LOC131783928 gene encoding retinoschisin-like: MKFTLCAGLIVLLMSEVVASQAFLCKEASLSCPVITYNHRRLKGFTLKTFHSASLISCSLLCQRDPRCVSTNFRKVFKSEGTCELNDRGALLTEKGNELEYDEEVIYTQFYDTKHHCQAFKEHLKVVNYKCESPKAPVPLGMESGAICDSQITASSLFNFKHAASNARLHFKGSENPLRGAGWVPDVRNTNQWLQVDLQQTTRVMGIATQGRHDRDRWVTKYKLQYGDDGQTFRVYKRNGDISDTVFPGNKNRDTVVYHDLNPLIYVRYVRVLPMEWNRAIAMRIELYSC